One part of the Streptomyces sp. NBC_00286 genome encodes these proteins:
- a CDS encoding cysteine desulfurase family protein, with protein MAYLDHAATTPMLPEAVEAMTAQLGVTGNASSLHAGGRRARRTAEEARETLAAALGARPSEVVFTSGGTEADNLAVKGLYWSRRDADPARTRVLASPVEHHAVLDAVHWLGEHEGATVEYLPVDPYGRVHPEALREAIARNPDDVALATIMWANNEIGTVLPVRELADVAAEFDIPLHADAVQAFGQVPVDFADSGLAAMTVSGHKIGGPYGIGALILGREYSPVPVLHGGGQERHVRSGTLDVPAVAAFAVAGRTAAEQREWFAREIGALRDDLVDAVRKAVPDAILGGDPATEGRLPANAHFTFPGCEGDSLLLLLDAQGIECSTGSACTAGVAQPSHVLLATGTDPDLARGTLRFSLGHTSTDADVEAVAKAIGPAVERARTAGLS; from the coding sequence ATGGCATACCTCGACCACGCCGCGACCACCCCGATGCTCCCGGAGGCGGTCGAGGCAATGACCGCCCAGCTGGGCGTCACCGGCAACGCCTCGTCCCTGCACGCAGGCGGCCGCCGCGCGCGGCGGACCGCAGAGGAAGCCCGTGAAACCCTGGCGGCAGCCCTCGGCGCACGCCCCAGCGAGGTGGTCTTCACCTCCGGCGGCACCGAGGCCGACAACCTCGCCGTCAAGGGCCTGTACTGGTCCCGCCGCGACGCCGACCCGGCCCGCACGCGGGTCCTGGCCAGCCCTGTCGAGCACCACGCCGTCCTCGACGCCGTGCACTGGCTTGGCGAACACGAGGGCGCCACGGTCGAGTACCTCCCGGTCGATCCGTACGGCCGCGTCCACCCCGAAGCCCTGCGCGAGGCCATCGCCCGTAACCCCGACGATGTGGCCCTCGCCACGATCATGTGGGCGAACAACGAGATCGGCACGGTGCTGCCGGTTCGCGAACTGGCCGACGTCGCCGCCGAGTTCGACATCCCGCTGCATGCCGACGCCGTCCAGGCCTTCGGCCAGGTCCCCGTCGACTTCGCCGACTCCGGTCTCGCAGCGATGACGGTCTCGGGCCACAAGATCGGCGGCCCGTACGGCATCGGCGCCCTGATCCTCGGCCGCGAGTACAGCCCCGTGCCGGTCCTGCACGGCGGTGGCCAGGAGCGTCACGTCCGCTCCGGGACGCTGGACGTGCCGGCCGTCGCCGCGTTCGCCGTCGCCGGGCGGACCGCCGCCGAGCAGCGCGAGTGGTTCGCCCGGGAGATCGGTGCGCTGCGGGACGACCTGGTCGACGCCGTACGCAAGGCCGTCCCCGACGCCATCCTCGGCGGCGACCCGGCGACTGAGGGCCGACTGCCCGCGAACGCCCACTTCACGTTCCCCGGCTGCGAGGGCGACTCACTGCTCCTCCTACTCGACGCCCAGGGCATCGAGTGCTCCACCGGCTCGGCGTGCACGGCGGGCGTCGCCCAGCCCAGCCATGTCCTCCTCGCCACCGGCACCGACCCCGACCTGGCCCGCGGCACTCTTCGCTTCTCCCTCGGCCACACCTCCACGGACGCGGACGTGGAGGCGGTCGCCAAGGCGATCGGACCGGCGGTGGAGCGGGCACGGACGGCGGGGCTCAGCTGA
- a CDS encoding DUF4190 domain-containing protein, translating to MQLTTAAPQRRNAVRRDADGMAVASFILGLVGLLVFNIFLGPIAIVLASVALYRNTTRPGRAYLGLGLGIADLLVLAAFMSADNTLSWSLGG from the coding sequence ATGCAACTCACCACCGCCGCGCCCCAGCGCCGTAACGCCGTCCGTCGCGACGCCGACGGCATGGCCGTGGCGTCCTTCATCCTGGGACTCGTGGGCCTTCTGGTCTTCAACATCTTCCTGGGCCCCATCGCCATAGTCCTGGCGTCCGTGGCCCTCTACCGCAACACCACCCGCCCCGGCCGCGCCTACCTGGGCCTGGGCCTCGGCATCGCCGACCTCCTGGTCCTGGCGGCCTTCATGTCGGCGGACAACACCTTGTCGTGGAGCCTCGGCGGCTGA